Proteins found in one Vulpes vulpes isolate BD-2025 chromosome 13, VulVul3, whole genome shotgun sequence genomic segment:
- the DENND4B gene encoding DENN domain-containing protein 4B isoform X2 codes for MAADAVSEGGAMAEERPPRLVDYFVIAGLAGNGAPIPEETRVPEPSGPLRPPRPAEPITDMAVIARALGEEVPQGYTCIQSSAGGHPLELSAGLLGGTQPVICYRRGRDKPPLVELGVLYEGKERPKPGFQVLDTTPYSHSANLAPPGPGHPRTYLTCRRAAEGAGLHALGITDVCLVLPSKGEGTPHTYCRLPRNLNPGVWGPAVYLCYKVGLAKAHTLVYEAGEWPPCASRPLLLRVPPALVPIGWQHRHAQNSLLLCHLAFLWHLLGPPTELLGRYPEEDNEAFPLPESVPVFCLPMGATVECWPAHTKYPVPVFSTFVLTGAAGDKVYGAALQFYEAFPRARLSERQARALGLLSAVERGRALGGRAVRSRRAIAVLSRWPAFPAFRAFLTFLYRYSVSGPHRLPLEAHISHFIHNVPFPSPQRPRILVQMSPYDNLLLCQPVSSPLPLSGASFLQLLQSLGPELAITLLLAVLTEHKLLVHSLRPDLLTSVCEALVSMIFPLHWQCPYIPLCPLVLADVLSAPVPFIVGIHSSYFDLHDPPADVICVDLDTNTLFQTEEKKPLSPRTLPRRPYKVLLATLTNLYQQLDQTYTGPEEEASLEFLLTDYEAVCGRRARLEREVQGAFLRFMACLLKGYRDFLRPLTQAPSEGVRDVDNLFFLQGFLKSRERSSHKLYCQLLRTQMFSQFIEECSFGSARHAALEFFDSCVDKVHPEQEKPEPTPLVELEELSGSELTVFITPPEEPAAPEGSDSTPQYCYDGFPELRAELFESPHEQPGALPVPGPSRSAPSSPAPRRTKQEMKVAQRMAQKSAAVPELWARCLLGHCYGLWFLCLPAYVRSAPSRVQALHTAYQVLRQMESRKVVLPDEVCYRVLMQLCSHYGQPVLSVRVMLEMRRAGIVPNTITYGYYNKAVLESKWLSGTPGGRLRWAKLRNVVLGAAQFRQPLRERRRQQQQQQQQQQQQQQQQQQAAAQEAGSSQTEPYLERHSPTRPLQRQTTWAGQSFRDPASPTGRLVKSGSLGSARGAQPTVEAGVAHMIEALGVLEPRGSPVPWHDGSLSDLSLTGEELAPGGSLEDSGSALGAQSTEALEGPSGLASKASGRQDEASTPRRGLGARLQQLLTPSRRSPASHVPPPELPPDLPPPARRSPMDSLLRPRERPGSTASEILLSSCSSCRACDSLVYDEEIMAGWAPDDSNLNTICPFCACPFVPLLSVQTLDSRPSAPSPKPAPAGASNSKDAPTPGGSGPVLSDRRLCLALDEPQLCNGHMGAVPRRVEGGAWAYLSPLVLRKELESLVENEGSEVLALPELPAAHPIIFWNLLWYFQRLRLPNILPCLVLASCDGPPLPQAPSPWLMPDPASVQVRLLWDVLTPDPSSCPPLYVLWRIHSQIPQRVVWPGPIPAPLSLDLLESVLRHVGLNEVHKAVGLLLETLGPPPAGLHLQRGIYREILFLTMAALGKDHVDIVAFDKKYKSAFNKLASSMGKEELRQRRAQMPSPKAIDCRKCFGAPLEC; via the exons ATGGCGGCAG ATGCAGTGAGTGAGGGGGGGGCCATGGCGGAGGAGCGGCCCCCCCGGCTGGTGGATTACTTCGTGATAGCCGGGCTTGCAGGGAACGGAGCTCCCATTCCCGAGGAGACACGGGTTCCCGAACCCAGTGGGCCCCTGCGCCCTCCCCGGCCAGCCGAGCCCATCACAGACATGGCGGTCATTGCTCGGGCACTGGGCGAGGAAGTGCCCCAGGGCTATACCTGCATCCAGTCCTCCGCTGGGGGCCACCCCTTGGAACTCAGTGCTGGGCTCTTGGGTGGAACGCAGCCCGTCATCTGCTACCGCAGGGGCCGTGACAAGCCCCCCCTCGTGGAGCTGGG GGTCCTGTACGAGGGGAAGGAAAGACCCAAGCCTGGCTTTCAGGTGCTGGACACAACGCCCTACAGCCACTCGGCCAACCTGGCCCCTCCTGGCCCTGGGCACCCCCGCACCTACCTCACTTGCCGACGGGCAGCAGAGGGGGCAGGGCTGCATGCCCTTGGCATCACCGACGTCTGCCTGGTGCTGCCCAGCAAGGGGGAGGGCACTCCTCATACATACTGCCGACTGCCCCGCAACCTCAACCCTGGTGTG TGGGGTCCAGCGGTATACCTGTGCTACAAAGTGGGCCTAGCCAAGGCCCACACTCTGGTCTACGAGGCAGGTGAGTGGCCCCCGTGTGCCTCCAGACCCTTGCTCCTTCGTGTCCCCCCTGCCCTGGTGCCTATTGGCTGGCAACATCGCCATGCTCAGAACTCACTTCTCCTTTGCCACCTGGCTTTTCTCTGGCATCTCCTGGGTCCCCCCACAGAGCTGCTGGGCCGGTACCCTGAGGAGGACAATGAGGCATTCCCCCTGCCCGAGTCCGTACCCGTCTTCTGTTTGCCCATGGGAGCCACTGTTGAGTGCTGGCCTGCCCACACCAAGTACCCCGTGCCCGTCTTCTCTACCTTCGTGCTCACGGGTGCAGCTGGTGACAAG GTGTACGGCGCTGCCCTGCAGTTCTATGAGGCCTTCCCGAGGGCCAGGCTGTCGGAGCGCCAAGCACGGGCCCTGGGGCTCTTGAGCGCCGTGGAGCGGGGCCGGGCGCTGGGGGGTCGGGCAGTGCGCAGCCGGCGCGCCATCGCTGTGCTGTCCCGCTGGCCGGCCTTCCCCGCCTTCCGcgccttcctcaccttcctctaCCGCTACTCCGTCTCAGGCCCCCACCGCCTGCCCTTGGAAGC GCACATCTCCCACTTCATTCACAACgtccccttcccttccccgcAGAGACCTCGCATCCTGGTGCAG ATGTCGCCCTATGACAACCTGCTCCTCTGCCAGCCTGTATCCTCACCCCTGCCGCTCAG CGGTGCCAGCTTCTTGCAGCTGCTGCAGAGCCTCGGCCCCGAGCTGGCCATCACGCTGCTGCTGGCTGTGCTCACGGAGCACAAGCTGCTGGTGCACTCGTTGCGGCCTGACCTGCTCACCAGTGTTTGTGAGGCCCTGGTCTCT ATGATCTTCCCGCTGCACTGGCAGTGCCCCTACATCCCGCTCTGTCCACTGGTGCTGGCAGATGTGCTGAGCGCCCCTGTGCCCTTCATTGTGGGTATCCACTCCAGTTACTTCGATCTGCACGACCCGCCTGCTGATGTCATTTGCGTCGACCTTGACACCAACACGCTCTTCCA GACTGAGGAGAAGAAGCCACTGTCCCCTCGGACCCTGCCCCGCAGACCTTACAAGGTTCTGCTGGCAACTCTGACAAACTTGTACCAGCAGCTGGATCAGA CATACACAGGGCCCGAGGAGGAGGCGTCCCTGGAGTTTCTGCTGACAGACTACGAGGCAGTGTGTGGCCGCCGGGCCCGGCTGGAGCGCGAAGTGCAGGGAGCCTTCCTCCGCTTCATGGCCTGTCTGCTCAAGGGCTACCGGGACTTCCTGCGACCGCTCACCCAGGCCCCCTCGGAGGGTGTTCGAGATGTGGACAACCTCTTCTTCCTGCAGG GCTTCCTCAAGTCCCGGGAGCGCTCCAGCCACAAGCTGTACTGCCAGCTGCTGCGCACACAGATGTTCTCCCAGTTTATCGAGGAATGCTCGTTTGGCTCTGCTCGGCACGCCGCCCTTGAGTTCTTCGACTCTTGCGTTGACAAG GTCCACCCGGAGCAGGAGAAGCCTGAGCCTACACCCTTGGTGGAGCTTGAGGAGCTGTCAGGGAGTGAGCTCACCGTCTTCATCACACCTCCTGAAGAGCCTGCAGCACCTGAGGGCAGTGACTCCACCCCCCAGTACTG CTACGACGGGTTTCCCGAGCTGCGGGCTGAGCTGTTTGAGTCCCCTCATGAGCAGCCTGGTGCTCTGCCTGTGCCAGGCCCATCCCGCAGCGcccccagcagccctgccccTCGCCGTACCAAACAG GAGATGAAGGTTGCGCAGCGGATGGCGCAGAAGTCAGCAGCTGTACCCGAGCTGTGGGCGCGCTGCCTGCTGGGGCACTGCTATGGGCTGTGGTTCCTGTGTCTGCCTGCCTATGTGCGCTCAGCGCCCTCCCGCGTGCAGGCCCTGCATACGGCCTACCAAGTGCTGCGCCAGATGGAGAGCCGCAAGGTGGTGCTGCCCGACGAG GTGTGTTACCGCGTACTAATGCAGCTGTGCTCCCATTATGGGCAGCCTGTGCTGTCTGTGCGGGTCATGCTGGAGATGAGGCGGGCAGGCATTGTGCCCAACACCATCACCTACGGCTACTACAACAAG GCTGTGCTGGAAAGCAAGTGGCTGTCTGGTACACCGGGTGGGCGCCTGCGCTGGGCCAAGCTCCGGAATGTCGTCCTGGGGGCTGCTCAGTTCCGCCAGCCTTTGAGGGAACgacggcggcagcagcagcagcagcagcagcagcagcagcagcagcagcagcaacagcagcaagcAGCAGCACAGGAGGCAGGCAGCTCCCAGACAG AGCCCTATCTCGAGCGTCACTCCCCTACCCGCCCACTTCAGCGCCAGACTACTTGGGCTGGTCAAAGCTTCCGGGACCCAGCTTCACCCACAGGGCGCCTGGTGAAAAGCGGCAGCCTGGGCAGTGCCCGTGGGGCCCAGCCCACCGTGGAGGCCGGCGTGGCCCACA TGATAGAGGCCTTGGGGGTACTGGAGCCCCGGGGGTCGCCTGTGCCCTGGCATGATGGAAGCCTCTCAGACCTGAGCCTGACGGGTGAAGAGCTGGCCCCTGGAGGCAGCCTGGAGGACTCAGGCTCAGCCCTGGGTGCCCAGTCCACTGAAGCCCTGGAAGGGCCAAGTGGGCTGGCGTCCAAGGCCAGTGGGCGTCAGGATGAGGCCAGCACCCCCAGACGAGGGCTGGGAGCTCGCCTGCAACAACTGCTCACTCCTTCCCGCCGCTCCCCCGCCTCTCATGTTCCcccacctgagctgccccccgacctgcctccccccgcccgccgcaGCCCTATGGACAGCCTCCTGCGCCCCCGCGAGCGCCCTGGATCCACTGCGTCTGAG ATCCTGCTGTCCAGCTGCTCCTCCTGCCGTGCCTGTGACTCACTGGTGTATGATGAGGAAATCATGGCCGGCTGGGCACCTGACGACTCTAACCTCAACACCATCTGCCCCTTCTGCGCCTGCCCCTTTGTGCCTCTGCTCAGTGTCCAGACCCTGGATTCCCGACCCAG TGCCCCCAGCCCCAAACCTGCCCCGGCTGGTGCCAGTAACAGCAAAGatgcccccacccctgggggctcaggccctgtgctcagtgacCGCAGGCTCTGCCTTGCTCTGGATGAGCCCCAGCTCTGCAATGGGCACATGGGG GCTGTGCCCCGGCGGGTTGAGGGTGGGGCCTGGGCCTACCTGAGCCCCCTGGTGCTGCGAAAAGAGCTGGAGTCACTGGTGGAGAATGAGGGCAGTGAGGTGCTGGCATTGCCTGAGCTGCCTGCTGCCCACCCCATCATCTTCTGGAACCTTCTGTGGTATTTCCAGCGGCTGCGTCTGCCTAACATTCTGCCATGCCTGGTGCTGGCCTCCTGTGATGGGCCCCCACTGCCCCAG GCCCCATCTCCTTGGCTGATGCCTGATCCAGCATCTGTGCAGGTGCGGCTGCTGTGGGATGTCCTCACCCCTGATCCCAGTAGCTGCCCACCTCTCTATGTGCTCTGGAGGATCCACA GCCAGATCCCACAGCGGGTGGTATGGCCAGGCCCCATCCCTGCACCCCTCAGCCTGGACCTGCTGGAGTCAGTATTGCGCCACGTGGGTCTCAATGAGGTGCACAAGGCTGTAGGGCTCCTACTGGAAACGCTAGGGCCGCCTCCCGCTGGTCTGCACTTGCAGAG GGGCATCTACCGTGAAATCTTGTTCCTGACAATGGCTGCTCTGGGCAAGGACCACGTGGACATAG TGGCTTTCGACAAGAAGTACAAGTCCGCCTTTAACAAGCTGGCCAGCAGCATGGGCAAGGAGGAGCTGAGGCAGCGACGGGCACAGATGCCCTCCCCAAAGGCCATAGATTGCCGGAAATGTTTTGGAGCACCTCTGGAATGCTAG
- the DENND4B gene encoding DENN domain-containing protein 4B isoform X5, which produces MAADAVSEGGAMAEERPPRLVDYFVIAGLAGNGAPIPEETRVPEPSGPLRPPRPAEPITDMAVIARALGEEVPQGYTCIQSSAGGHPLELSAGLLGGTQPVICYRRGRDKPPLVELGVLYEGKERPKPGFQVLDTTPYSHSANLAPPGPGHPRTYLTCRRAAEGAGLHALGITDVCLVLPSKGEGTPHTYCRLPRNLNPGVWGPAVYLCYKVGLAKAHTLVYEAELLGRYPEEDNEAFPLPESVPVFCLPMGATVECWPAHTKYPVPVFSTFVLTGAAGDKVYGAALQFYEAFPRARLSERQARALGLLSAVERGRALGGRAVRSRRAIAVLSRWPAFPAFRAFLTFLYRYSVSGPHRLPLEAHISHFIHNVPFPSPQRPRILVQMSPYDNLLLCQPVSSPLPLSGASFLQLLQSLGPELAITLLLAVLTEHKLLVHSLRPDLLTSVCEALVSMIFPLHWQCPYIPLCPLVLADVLSAPVPFIVGIHSSYFDLHDPPADVICVDLDTNTLFQTEEKKPLSPRTLPRRPYKVLLATLTNLYQQLDQTYTGPEEEASLEFLLTDYEAVCGRRARLEREVQGAFLRFMACLLKGYRDFLRPLTQAPSEGVRDVDNLFFLQGFLKSRERSSHKLYCQLLRTQMFSQFIEECSFGSARHAALEFFDSCVDKVHPEQEKPEPTPLVELEELSGSELTVFITPPEEPAAPEGSDSTPQYCYDGFPELRAELFESPHEQPGALPVPGPSRSAPSSPAPRRTKQEMKVAQRMAQKSAAVPELWARCLLGHCYGLWFLCLPAYVRSAPSRVQALHTAYQVLRQMESRKVVLPDEVCYRVLMQLCSHYGQPVLSVRVMLEMRRAGIVPNTITYGYYNKAVLESKWLSGTPGGRLRWAKLRNVVLGAAQFRQPLRERRRQQQQQQQQQQQQQQQQQQAAAQEAGSSQTEPYLERHSPTRPLQRQTTWAGQSFRDPASPTGRLVKSGSLGSARGAQPTVEAGVAHMIEALGVLEPRGSPVPWHDGSLSDLSLTGEELAPGGSLEDSGSALGAQSTEALEGPSGLASKASGRQDEASTPRRGLGARLQQLLTPSRRSPASHVPPPELPPDLPPPARRSPMDSLLRPRERPGSTASEILLSSCSSCRACDSLVYDEEIMAGWAPDDSNLNTICPFCACPFVPLLSVQTLDSRPSAPSPKPAPAGASNSKDAPTPGGSGPVLSDRRLCLALDEPQLCNGHMGAVPRRVEGGAWAYLSPLVLRKELESLVENEGSEVLALPELPAAHPIIFWNLLWYFQRLRLPNILPCLVLASCDGPPLPQAPSPWLMPDPASVQVRLLWDVLTPDPSSCPPLYVLWRIHSQIPQRVVWPGPIPAPLSLDLLESVLRHVGLNEVHKAVGLLLETLGPPPAGLHLQRGIYREILFLTMAALGKDHVDIVAFDKKYKSAFNKLASSMGKEELRQRRAQMPSPKAIDCRKCFGAPLEC; this is translated from the exons ATGGCGGCAG ATGCAGTGAGTGAGGGGGGGGCCATGGCGGAGGAGCGGCCCCCCCGGCTGGTGGATTACTTCGTGATAGCCGGGCTTGCAGGGAACGGAGCTCCCATTCCCGAGGAGACACGGGTTCCCGAACCCAGTGGGCCCCTGCGCCCTCCCCGGCCAGCCGAGCCCATCACAGACATGGCGGTCATTGCTCGGGCACTGGGCGAGGAAGTGCCCCAGGGCTATACCTGCATCCAGTCCTCCGCTGGGGGCCACCCCTTGGAACTCAGTGCTGGGCTCTTGGGTGGAACGCAGCCCGTCATCTGCTACCGCAGGGGCCGTGACAAGCCCCCCCTCGTGGAGCTGGG GGTCCTGTACGAGGGGAAGGAAAGACCCAAGCCTGGCTTTCAGGTGCTGGACACAACGCCCTACAGCCACTCGGCCAACCTGGCCCCTCCTGGCCCTGGGCACCCCCGCACCTACCTCACTTGCCGACGGGCAGCAGAGGGGGCAGGGCTGCATGCCCTTGGCATCACCGACGTCTGCCTGGTGCTGCCCAGCAAGGGGGAGGGCACTCCTCATACATACTGCCGACTGCCCCGCAACCTCAACCCTGGTGTG TGGGGTCCAGCGGTATACCTGTGCTACAAAGTGGGCCTAGCCAAGGCCCACACTCTGGTCTACGAGGCAG AGCTGCTGGGCCGGTACCCTGAGGAGGACAATGAGGCATTCCCCCTGCCCGAGTCCGTACCCGTCTTCTGTTTGCCCATGGGAGCCACTGTTGAGTGCTGGCCTGCCCACACCAAGTACCCCGTGCCCGTCTTCTCTACCTTCGTGCTCACGGGTGCAGCTGGTGACAAG GTGTACGGCGCTGCCCTGCAGTTCTATGAGGCCTTCCCGAGGGCCAGGCTGTCGGAGCGCCAAGCACGGGCCCTGGGGCTCTTGAGCGCCGTGGAGCGGGGCCGGGCGCTGGGGGGTCGGGCAGTGCGCAGCCGGCGCGCCATCGCTGTGCTGTCCCGCTGGCCGGCCTTCCCCGCCTTCCGcgccttcctcaccttcctctaCCGCTACTCCGTCTCAGGCCCCCACCGCCTGCCCTTGGAAGC GCACATCTCCCACTTCATTCACAACgtccccttcccttccccgcAGAGACCTCGCATCCTGGTGCAG ATGTCGCCCTATGACAACCTGCTCCTCTGCCAGCCTGTATCCTCACCCCTGCCGCTCAG CGGTGCCAGCTTCTTGCAGCTGCTGCAGAGCCTCGGCCCCGAGCTGGCCATCACGCTGCTGCTGGCTGTGCTCACGGAGCACAAGCTGCTGGTGCACTCGTTGCGGCCTGACCTGCTCACCAGTGTTTGTGAGGCCCTGGTCTCT ATGATCTTCCCGCTGCACTGGCAGTGCCCCTACATCCCGCTCTGTCCACTGGTGCTGGCAGATGTGCTGAGCGCCCCTGTGCCCTTCATTGTGGGTATCCACTCCAGTTACTTCGATCTGCACGACCCGCCTGCTGATGTCATTTGCGTCGACCTTGACACCAACACGCTCTTCCA GACTGAGGAGAAGAAGCCACTGTCCCCTCGGACCCTGCCCCGCAGACCTTACAAGGTTCTGCTGGCAACTCTGACAAACTTGTACCAGCAGCTGGATCAGA CATACACAGGGCCCGAGGAGGAGGCGTCCCTGGAGTTTCTGCTGACAGACTACGAGGCAGTGTGTGGCCGCCGGGCCCGGCTGGAGCGCGAAGTGCAGGGAGCCTTCCTCCGCTTCATGGCCTGTCTGCTCAAGGGCTACCGGGACTTCCTGCGACCGCTCACCCAGGCCCCCTCGGAGGGTGTTCGAGATGTGGACAACCTCTTCTTCCTGCAGG GCTTCCTCAAGTCCCGGGAGCGCTCCAGCCACAAGCTGTACTGCCAGCTGCTGCGCACACAGATGTTCTCCCAGTTTATCGAGGAATGCTCGTTTGGCTCTGCTCGGCACGCCGCCCTTGAGTTCTTCGACTCTTGCGTTGACAAG GTCCACCCGGAGCAGGAGAAGCCTGAGCCTACACCCTTGGTGGAGCTTGAGGAGCTGTCAGGGAGTGAGCTCACCGTCTTCATCACACCTCCTGAAGAGCCTGCAGCACCTGAGGGCAGTGACTCCACCCCCCAGTACTG CTACGACGGGTTTCCCGAGCTGCGGGCTGAGCTGTTTGAGTCCCCTCATGAGCAGCCTGGTGCTCTGCCTGTGCCAGGCCCATCCCGCAGCGcccccagcagccctgccccTCGCCGTACCAAACAG GAGATGAAGGTTGCGCAGCGGATGGCGCAGAAGTCAGCAGCTGTACCCGAGCTGTGGGCGCGCTGCCTGCTGGGGCACTGCTATGGGCTGTGGTTCCTGTGTCTGCCTGCCTATGTGCGCTCAGCGCCCTCCCGCGTGCAGGCCCTGCATACGGCCTACCAAGTGCTGCGCCAGATGGAGAGCCGCAAGGTGGTGCTGCCCGACGAG GTGTGTTACCGCGTACTAATGCAGCTGTGCTCCCATTATGGGCAGCCTGTGCTGTCTGTGCGGGTCATGCTGGAGATGAGGCGGGCAGGCATTGTGCCCAACACCATCACCTACGGCTACTACAACAAG GCTGTGCTGGAAAGCAAGTGGCTGTCTGGTACACCGGGTGGGCGCCTGCGCTGGGCCAAGCTCCGGAATGTCGTCCTGGGGGCTGCTCAGTTCCGCCAGCCTTTGAGGGAACgacggcggcagcagcagcagcagcagcagcagcagcagcagcagcagcagcaacagcagcaagcAGCAGCACAGGAGGCAGGCAGCTCCCAGACAG AGCCCTATCTCGAGCGTCACTCCCCTACCCGCCCACTTCAGCGCCAGACTACTTGGGCTGGTCAAAGCTTCCGGGACCCAGCTTCACCCACAGGGCGCCTGGTGAAAAGCGGCAGCCTGGGCAGTGCCCGTGGGGCCCAGCCCACCGTGGAGGCCGGCGTGGCCCACA TGATAGAGGCCTTGGGGGTACTGGAGCCCCGGGGGTCGCCTGTGCCCTGGCATGATGGAAGCCTCTCAGACCTGAGCCTGACGGGTGAAGAGCTGGCCCCTGGAGGCAGCCTGGAGGACTCAGGCTCAGCCCTGGGTGCCCAGTCCACTGAAGCCCTGGAAGGGCCAAGTGGGCTGGCGTCCAAGGCCAGTGGGCGTCAGGATGAGGCCAGCACCCCCAGACGAGGGCTGGGAGCTCGCCTGCAACAACTGCTCACTCCTTCCCGCCGCTCCCCCGCCTCTCATGTTCCcccacctgagctgccccccgacctgcctccccccgcccgccgcaGCCCTATGGACAGCCTCCTGCGCCCCCGCGAGCGCCCTGGATCCACTGCGTCTGAG ATCCTGCTGTCCAGCTGCTCCTCCTGCCGTGCCTGTGACTCACTGGTGTATGATGAGGAAATCATGGCCGGCTGGGCACCTGACGACTCTAACCTCAACACCATCTGCCCCTTCTGCGCCTGCCCCTTTGTGCCTCTGCTCAGTGTCCAGACCCTGGATTCCCGACCCAG TGCCCCCAGCCCCAAACCTGCCCCGGCTGGTGCCAGTAACAGCAAAGatgcccccacccctgggggctcaggccctgtgctcagtgacCGCAGGCTCTGCCTTGCTCTGGATGAGCCCCAGCTCTGCAATGGGCACATGGGG GCTGTGCCCCGGCGGGTTGAGGGTGGGGCCTGGGCCTACCTGAGCCCCCTGGTGCTGCGAAAAGAGCTGGAGTCACTGGTGGAGAATGAGGGCAGTGAGGTGCTGGCATTGCCTGAGCTGCCTGCTGCCCACCCCATCATCTTCTGGAACCTTCTGTGGTATTTCCAGCGGCTGCGTCTGCCTAACATTCTGCCATGCCTGGTGCTGGCCTCCTGTGATGGGCCCCCACTGCCCCAG GCCCCATCTCCTTGGCTGATGCCTGATCCAGCATCTGTGCAGGTGCGGCTGCTGTGGGATGTCCTCACCCCTGATCCCAGTAGCTGCCCACCTCTCTATGTGCTCTGGAGGATCCACA GCCAGATCCCACAGCGGGTGGTATGGCCAGGCCCCATCCCTGCACCCCTCAGCCTGGACCTGCTGGAGTCAGTATTGCGCCACGTGGGTCTCAATGAGGTGCACAAGGCTGTAGGGCTCCTACTGGAAACGCTAGGGCCGCCTCCCGCTGGTCTGCACTTGCAGAG GGGCATCTACCGTGAAATCTTGTTCCTGACAATGGCTGCTCTGGGCAAGGACCACGTGGACATAG TGGCTTTCGACAAGAAGTACAAGTCCGCCTTTAACAAGCTGGCCAGCAGCATGGGCAAGGAGGAGCTGAGGCAGCGACGGGCACAGATGCCCTCCCCAAAGGCCATAGATTGCCGGAAATGTTTTGGAGCACCTCTGGAATGCTAG